Proteins found in one Crassostrea angulata isolate pt1a10 chromosome 3, ASM2561291v2, whole genome shotgun sequence genomic segment:
- the LOC128178214 gene encoding uncharacterized protein LOC128178214: protein MTELMTTGLDLHSDPSADPIMDIIAGGTRYKIMMQCLEIGLFDEIESLGEACTAESIAKKCGYDVAVSERLLSTLASYNLLQKDCNRKGSPSYRNSPGTSKYLTRSRRPTMIGLAMSVDTMILPLLDNLPMLLKSGKGKLDINKNVADNGNIMMSSPNHQKAPNNIMDKENNMGPGSPIKQNTPTMPHIPKMPCMPKMPPNSKMPMEKNGMEYQAKFLMAMEGFSATCASAMVKAFDLRQHRSAVDLGGATGRISYELANTYPHMKVTVFDLPPVIQIAQKMQNPCSQGQVFFKAGNFFEDDIPSADLYLLGHIIHGFDLKGIDKLLQKVYSKLPPGGSVLVMEKILAENRTEPELAVTNDFVMTLLSQGQERTLSDYQKLFAKHGFVNVQFTHIDGLNYYDVMLLKKPF, encoded by the exons ATGACGGAACTTATGACTACAGGGCTGGACCTCCACTCCGACCCCTCAGCGGATCCCATCATGGACATTATTGCAGGGGGCACTCGTTACAAG ATAATGATGCAGTGCTTAGAGATTGGTTTGTTTGACGAAATTGAGTCACTAGGAGAAGCTTGCACTGCAGAATCCATTGCAAAGAAGTGCGGATATGACGTCGCTGTTTCAGAGCGGTTGCTAAGCACTCTTGCAAGTTACAACCTGTTACAAAAGGATTGCAACAGAAAAG GTTCGCCATCCTACAGGAACTCTCCGGGGACGTCTAAATACCTGACTCGGTCCCGTCGACCCACAATGATCGGGCTCGCAATGTCTGTCGACACCATGATCTTACCACTACTTGATAATCTACCAATGCTTTTGAAATCAG GTAAAGGTAAACTtgacataaataaaaatgtggCTGACAATGGAAACATAATGATGTCTTCACCCAATCACCAAAAGGCTCCCAACAACATCAtggataaagaaaacaacatggGTCCAGGCTCACCCATCAAACAGAACACCCCGACCATGCCACATATACCCAAAATGCCCTGCATGCCAAAAATGCCTCCAAACTCCAAGATGCCCATGGAGAAGAATGGTATGGAGTATCAAGCGAAATTCCTTATGGCAATGGAAGGGTTTTCAGCCACGTGCGCTTCGGCCATGGTGAAGGCATTTGACCTCAGGCAGCATAGATCGGCAGTAGATTTGGGAG GCGCCACGGGCAGAATCTCATATGAACTGGCAAATACTTATCCTCACATGAAGGTCACAGTCTTTGACCTTCCACCTGTCATCCAAATTGCTCAGAAAATGCAGAATCCGTGTTCTCAGGGACAGGTCTTTTTCAAGGCTG GAAACTTCTTCGAAGATGATATACCATCAGCTGACCTGTATCTTTTGGGTCACATTATTCATGGTTTTGACCTTAAAGGGATCGACAAACTTCTCCAGAAGGTGTACTCTAAGCTTCCCCCGG GTGGATCAGTGTTAGTAATGGAAAAGATCCTTGCTGAGAATCGCACAGAACCGGAGCTTGCCGTTACCAATGATTTTGTGATGACCCTTCTATCACAGGGCCAAGAGAGAACCCTATCCGATTATCAGAAACTATTTGCCAAACATGGCTTCGTTAATGTGCAATTTACACACATAGATGGTCTTAACTATTATGATGTCATGCTCCTAAAGAAGCCATTTTAG